The Ananas comosus cultivar F153 linkage group 22, ASM154086v1, whole genome shotgun sequence genome segment GATGGGTCTTCTGAACTTTGTTTTGCAAATTTCCTACACATGGTTACGACCATGGCCGAGTCTGGCGCCACCAGTGAGCAGGTGgaattttttattgtaaatagTCAGAATATTCCAAAGCTACCTGATGAAGAACCTATTTGGTCCCTTCAAACTTTGACAAGATCTCATGATAGCAGAAATCCCGGGCCAAATCATGTTCCTCCGGTTCCAAGTGAACAGAACACTGTGACACCTAAAAGAAGACCAGGCATTATTAAAAGTTGGCCACCAGCTGACTGGAAAAGTGCCCCAGGTTTTGATAGTATTTATTCCTTCCCAGGGCCAACACCAAACGGTGAAGGCTCATCAAAAGAGCTCGGCAAACCTCTAGAAACTTCTGCCCATGTTAAAGATTTTCCAGATCCAGTTCAGATTGAGGGCGATTGGATCATAGAGGAAGCATCAGTACCTACATGCACATCAGGTTGTGATGCAGCTAAAGAGGAGCCTTGCTCAGTGGAATCTGTTGATTCTACTGGTAACCTGATCGCTTTAAACTTGGATCTGGGAAGTGTATTGAGTGGCCTGGGGACTACGGGTGGCTTAGGTAAGCACTTTTCTAAGCCAGCAGAATTTCCAGAGAGAGATTTTCTCCATTTGCCAACTCCGGACGAACAGTCTCGCAAAACAGGTAGAATAGGGGAATTTGTAGCTTACAAGTACTTTTCTGAAAAGCTGGGATCAGAGACTGTAAAGTGGgtaaatggagagagagagaccggtttACCTTACGATCTGATTATCGGTGACGAGGAAGAGGGCAAAGAGTATATCGAGGTCAAAGCCACAGTATCTGTAAAGAAAGACTGGTTTGCTATATCCATGAGGGAATGGCAGTTCGCAGTGGAGATGGGCGATTCGTTCAGTATTGCTCATGTCGTGTTGTCGGGTCCGAAGAAAGCAAGCATAACGGTGCTGAGGAATCCATTCAAACTTTGCCAGCAATATTCGCTGCGTCTCGCCATTCTGATGTCGAGGCAGCTCAGAGAGTCGCAGGTGGCTGCCTAGATTCATTCCTCTTTTCATGTTGGAGCTTACTTGGTCACTAATATTGGAAAGTGAATGGGCTCCATATATGCCAGTGAAGATTGCAGAGTCTCCACTGTCGCAGTTCATTATTGGATTTGGCCGAATGGACCTCTTTTCTTCATCCAGCTGCTCGCAACGCGGTCAGTGGTTGCAAATTTTGACTTTTAAGAGAATCGATTCAGTCATTCTTGGCGGTAATAGTAATTCGGCTGATAGACAACAGCAGCAGCGTTCTACAAGTCGGTGAAGGCATATATTCCTAACATTAAAGATGGCGTAAACTACAACAGTTTGCTCTCTTATTATAGTAAAAACTAAAAGTGAGTAGCATCttctaacttttcttttttgttagcTTATTCGTGTGATTTTACTAAATTAAGATAGTTATTATCAATGTGTAtcttatatttaatttgtaatctgcttaaaactcctttttctgtATGGGCAGTTCATTGAGAATCGTAAAGGAGGAGGCATGGCTAGCAGATTTTTCACAACGTCATGTGGTTAACCCCTGATATTTTATTGGCTAATATGACCTAAACCAATGTGACATTCATCTCATGATGCTGATCATCACGCTTGGCCCTCGTGTGGATATACAGATATTTTATTCGagcttttttcaaatttatgcAAGAAATATGTAGGATGTGATTGAAgcatgattaaaattttaaagtaaatatacaACTCAGTTTTAAGTTATGTTTTTAAGAGATGAGCTTACACACAAAACAACAAAGTAGCATATGAGCACCACTTTACAAGCCCTATTTACCAAAAACCAAATGCCTTACTTTAAGGCATGTCACACACAGCTCTGTTGTAGGAGATCCTCCTTAATCTTGATGTTTCTCCACTTATCTTTAAGATCGCCAGGCACACGAGTTTTGTGAAAAACACCACAACCATAATACTCCAAAATTGCCCTCCACGGAATAGTCCCACCGTCGTTTGAAACAAATCTTTGTATCCCCTCCTGCAGTAATAAGATATAACTCCCCGTTGTGATTTTTAATGCTATACATCCTTCACTAAAGAGTATGCCCGCTAACTTTTAGCAAAGGCCTTGTTCGGTATCATAACTTTCTATGTGACTAGTTAGCGACTCGCCGCCACACTCTATCacataaaatttgtatttgaaaaaaaaaaaaaaaaattaaagaaaaatggCCGTGGGTGCCAAATATAAACATGGAATTTGTctctgaaaaacaaaaaaatagcaACAAATACCAAACAAGACCTATCTTTGACCCTGCCGGAGGGGGAGAAAACAAAAgacagaaagaaaaagaagacagGCAATTCAAAAGACACGGCATTACAAGCAGCAACACAAGAAGCATAATTTTCAAACATAGACAAAACAATCTACAACTCTAGGCACCATTTGGTCAAATACTAATATAGTGAAAAACAGCTAATCCATGACATAAACATTTAGATCTATTAGCTAAAAACGATGAGGTCAAAAGCAGTGCATAATTTTAGAACTAGATCTATTACGAGGAAAACATATTATGATCGACAAGAATGCATACTTTAAGAGCAGCTTCTTCCTCCATAGTCCAAAGTAGTTTGGTACGCCTTCCAGGGGGCATCAGTGGATTTGAACTGCGAAAATTCATAGCCCACACAATCACAAAAAAggtaaaaggaaaagaagactTGATACTTACTAGTTACTATctattatatgttatatatcaAATCCAAAGGTGGCAGGAAGTTATACACAGCTAGTGAAGTATGAGTAATAATAGGAAATGCCTAACAGGAAGAAGCATGCATAAGACAACGGAGAAAAAGGTCATAAGATTATTCTTCAATTATTGGAAACGAACAGTTTCAGTATTAGATTGCTCAGAGAGAAAAGGACCTTGAACTTatcaaaaagaaattgaagTAACTGGCTTAACAGTTTCAAAAACAGAGGGTTACTGCTATCACTTTGGAAGAGCACTAGAATATGGTCACAATTTTGCCACTTCAAGTGCCTTAAAAGTTTAAAGGTTGGAAGGAATAGACTTCAAATTTTTTGTTCTGGTACAATTACTTGCCAGGGAGAAAACGAGGTGTAAGAAATTTTTGAGATTTATACCACATAAAAGGATGGCCACTCTCCCCTTCATGCTTATCTACATATAGGCTCCACATATATAAtagcaaagcaaaaaaaaaaaaaaaatttcttttttttcttttttttcttttgagagagaaattgtAATCTGGGAGATAAAGATTCCCATCAGGGAAGCGAATCCATGTGGGCCAAAATCTGTTTCCCCCCAACTCATTGAAATGCAGGGATAATGAGAATGTATCCATGATACTTTTCAAAATCATACCCATCTAATAATGCAGTAAAAGAAAACATATGTTTATCAACTTATTACAACAAGAGAATAAGCCCAACATTGTCCCCTATGGTCGTCGATCCCCCGAGACATGCAGGCTGttaaaaactagaaaaaaaaatgcttccAACAAgccaattatttaattagttcatGGACAGTTAACTACTTTACTAAATTAGGTATGGTCTTTCCTCTGCAGCTACTGATGCTAGAAGAACCATGTTAGAAGCGATCTACATAATGCATAGACAATAATAATCAACAGAGCTAAAACAAATCCAGCCATATAGATACTTACTACCGTTTGGCTTGATATgcatgttttcttctttttcccgTAGAAGATTTGAATCTCTTTTGGTCGACAATTTTAGTGCTTGCATCTTGTGCTCTTTTACACCTTTCTGTTTTACCACCCCAGCTGATCAAGTTCCCTATGAGATGACCTACCCTCCTCGCAAGGTAAACTGCTATTGTCAACTGCTGTACGGTGCTCTGTGGGTTGAAAATCCTCCCCTTGTTCATTCGCAGAGGCAGCGTGAGACAACTTACGCTGCTCGCAAGGTAAATTGCTATTGTCAACTGCTGCATGGGA includes the following:
- the LOC109727229 gene encoding uncharacterized protein LOC109727229, coding for MNKWRTFNPQSPMQQLTIAIYLASSVSCLTLPLRMNKGRIFNPQSTVQQLTIAVYLARRVGHLIGNLISWGGKTERCKRAQDASTKIVDQKRFKSSTGKRRKHAYQAKRYSNPLMPPGRRTKLLWTMEEEAALKEGIQRFVSNDGGTIPWRAILEYYGCGVFHKTRVPGDLKDKWRNIKIKEDLLQQSCV